A single Pyxicephalus adspersus chromosome 8, UCB_Pads_2.0, whole genome shotgun sequence DNA region contains:
- the SLC25A38 gene encoding mitochondrial glycine transporter has translation MCNPAVMAGEPLAAGNRLSTLSQMHPVIKAFVCGSLSGTCSTLLFQPLDLVKTRLQTQQLSSHGNRVGMCQLFLKVIRNENLLGLWKGVSPSFLRCIPGVGIYFSTLYLLKQQIFSGKELSPLESVFLGAGSRTVAGVCMLPFTVIKTRYESGNYSYRSVFGALGNIYRTEGVRGLFSGLTATLLRDAPFSGIYLMFYTQAKKYAFQSNIDQTFTPLVNFSCGIVAGILASISTQPADVIKTHMQLSPEKYRWTGHAARSIYKNYGLTGFFNGGVPRALRRTLMAAMAWTVYEEMMERMGLKS, from the exons ATGTGTAACCCTGCAGTGATGGCTGGAGAGCCGCTGGCTGCTGGGAATCGCCTCAGCACTCTGTCACAGATGCACCCGGTCATTAAAGCTTTTGTGTGCGGGTCTCTTAGTGGTAcctgctccacactcctcttcCAGCCTCTAGACCTGGTGAAAACCCGGCTACAGACACAGCAACTCTCCTCTCATGG GAACCGTGTTGGAATGTGCCAACTTTTTCTCAAAGTAATTCGTAATGAAAACCTTCTAGGACTGTGGAAAGGAGTCTCTCCG TCATTTCTACGATGCATTCCTGGAGTTGGCATCTACTTTAGTACCCTCTATTTGCTGAAACAACAAATTTTCTCGGGAAAGGAGCTCAGCCCTCTGGAATCAGTTTTTTTGGGAGCAGGATCCAGAACAGTAGCAGGAGTTTGCATGTTACCCTTCACAGTCATTAAGACCCGTTATGAG AGTGGTAACTACAGCTACCGAAGTGTTTTTGGTGCCTTAGGGAACATATACAGAACTGAAGGTGTTCGTGGTCTGTTCAGTGGTCTCACTGCAACATTGCTCCGAGATGCTCCTTTTTCAGGCATCTATCTGATGTTTTACACACAAGCTAAAAAATATGCTTTCCAAA GTAATATTGACCAAACATTCACTCCTCTGGTAAATTTCAGTTGTGGCATTGTGGCTGGCATTCTTGCATCCATAAGCACCCAGCCAGCTGATGTCATTAAAACTCATATGCAGCTTTCACCTGAGAAGTACCGCTGGACTGGTCATGCCGCACGCTCTATCTACAAG AATTATGGTTTGACTGGATTTTTTAATGGTGGTGTACCTCGAGCTTTACGCCGAACTCTCATGGCAGCGATGGCATGGACAGTATACGAAGAAATGATGGAAAGAATGGGACTGAAGTCTTGA
- the FMC1 gene encoding protein FMC1 homolog: MAALGSPLHVYRRLLQELRHLHGPERYKNTAACNYIREQFRKYQVTSEKLCLAQQELQFQASTYSCLLQNVRNHLSLHEEFHAKGERSPEEVAGLVGLKLPQQPGGKGWET; the protein is encoded by the exons ATGGCTGCTCTTGGAAGTCCTCTGCACGTATATCGCAGGCTTCTGCAGGAACTACGCCATCTGCATGGCCCTGAGCGCTATAAAAACACCGCTGCCTGCAATTATATTCGAGAGCAATTCAGAAAGTACCAG gtAACAAGTGAAAAGCTTTGCTTGGCTCAGCAAGAACTTCAGTTTCAAGCTTCCACTTATTCATGCCTTCTCCAAAATGTCAGGAATCACCTTTCCTTACATGAGGAATTCCATGCTAAAGGAGAAcgttcccctgaagaagtggctgGTCTTGTAGGCCTCAAGCTACCACAGCAACCCGGGGGAAAGGGCTGGGAAACCTAA
- the RPSA gene encoding small ribosomal subunit protein uS2 isoform X2, protein MSGGLDVLQMKEEDVLKFLAAGTHLGGTNLDFQMEQYIYKRKSDGIYIINLKRTWEKLLLAARAIVAIENPADVCVISSRNTGQRAVLKFASACGATPIAGRFTPGTFTNQIQAAFREPRLLVVTDPRADHQPLTEASYVNIPTIALCNTDSPLRYVDIAIPCNNKGAHSVGLMWWMLAREVLRMRGTISREHPWEVMPDLYFYRDPEEIEKEEQAAAEKATTKEEYQGEWSANVPEFPQPEVPDWSEGVQVPSVPIQQFAAAAAAAAERTDLPAAPKAAEDWSSQPASTDDWSAAPTAQASEWVGTTTEWS, encoded by the exons ATGTCCGGAGGTCTAGATGTCCTGCAAATGAAGGAGGAAGATGTCCTCAAGTTCCTGGCAGCAGGAACCCACTTGGGTGGCACTAACCTCGACTTTCAAATGGAGCAGTATATCTACAAACGGAAAAGTGATG GTATTTACATTATAAATCTGAAACGGACATGGGAGAAGCTTCTGCTTGCTGCACGTGCCATTGTAGCCATTGAGAACCCAGCTGATGTTTGTGTGATTTCCTCCAGAAATACTGGCCAG aggGCTGTACTGAAGTTTGCTTCTGCCTGTGGGGCCACCCCAATTGCTGGTCGCTTCACACCTGGTACTTTcaccaatcagattcaagctGCTTTCCGTGAACCACGTTTGTTAGTTGTGACAGACCCACGTGCTGATCATCAACCACTTACTGAGGCTTCCTATGTCAATATTCCTACTATTGCCCTTTGCAATACAGATTCACCCTTGCGTTATGTGGATATTGCTATTCCCTGCAACAACAAG GGTGCTCATTCTGTTGGTCTTATGTGGTGGATGCTGGCCCGTGAAGTTTTGCGCATGAGAGGAACTATTTCCCGTGAACATCCTTGGGAAGTCATGCCTGATCTGTACTTCTACCGTGATCCTGAagag ATTGAGAAGGAAGAACAGGCTGCCGCAGAGAAGGCAACCACAAAGGAGGAATATCAGGGTGAATGGTCTGCAAATGTTCCAGAGTTTCCTCAGCCTGAAGTTCCTGACTGGTCAGAAGGCGTACAGGTCCCATCTGTGCCCATTCAGCAGTTTGCTGCCGCTGCGGCTGCTGCTGCAGAACGTACAGATCTCCCAGCAGCTCCCAAAGCTgcag AAGATTGGAGCTCCCAACCAGCCAGCACAGATGACTGGTCTGCTGCGCCAACAGCTCAGGCATCAGAGTGGGTGGGAACAACTACTGAATGGTCTTAA
- the RPSA gene encoding small ribosomal subunit protein uS2 isoform X1: MSGGLDVLQMKEEDVLKFLAAGTHLGGTNLDFQMEQYIYKRKSDGIYIINLKRTWEKLLLAARAIVAIENPADVCVISSRNTGQRAVLKFASACGATPIAGRFTPGTFTNQIQAAFREPRLLVVTDPRADHQPLTEASYVNIPTIALCNTDSPLRYVDIAIPCNNKGAHSVGLMWWMLAREVLRMRGTISREHPWEVMPDLYFYRDPEEIEKEEQAAAEKATTKEEYQGEWSANVPEFPQPEVPDWSEGVQVPSVPIQQFAAAAAAAAERTDLPAAPKAAAEDWSSQPASTDDWSAAPTAQASEWVGTTTEWS, encoded by the exons ATGTCCGGAGGTCTAGATGTCCTGCAAATGAAGGAGGAAGATGTCCTCAAGTTCCTGGCAGCAGGAACCCACTTGGGTGGCACTAACCTCGACTTTCAAATGGAGCAGTATATCTACAAACGGAAAAGTGATG GTATTTACATTATAAATCTGAAACGGACATGGGAGAAGCTTCTGCTTGCTGCACGTGCCATTGTAGCCATTGAGAACCCAGCTGATGTTTGTGTGATTTCCTCCAGAAATACTGGCCAG aggGCTGTACTGAAGTTTGCTTCTGCCTGTGGGGCCACCCCAATTGCTGGTCGCTTCACACCTGGTACTTTcaccaatcagattcaagctGCTTTCCGTGAACCACGTTTGTTAGTTGTGACAGACCCACGTGCTGATCATCAACCACTTACTGAGGCTTCCTATGTCAATATTCCTACTATTGCCCTTTGCAATACAGATTCACCCTTGCGTTATGTGGATATTGCTATTCCCTGCAACAACAAG GGTGCTCATTCTGTTGGTCTTATGTGGTGGATGCTGGCCCGTGAAGTTTTGCGCATGAGAGGAACTATTTCCCGTGAACATCCTTGGGAAGTCATGCCTGATCTGTACTTCTACCGTGATCCTGAagag ATTGAGAAGGAAGAACAGGCTGCCGCAGAGAAGGCAACCACAAAGGAGGAATATCAGGGTGAATGGTCTGCAAATGTTCCAGAGTTTCCTCAGCCTGAAGTTCCTGACTGGTCAGAAGGCGTACAGGTCCCATCTGTGCCCATTCAGCAGTTTGCTGCCGCTGCGGCTGCTGCTGCAGAACGTACAGATCTCCCAGCAGCTCCCAAAGCTgcag cagAAGATTGGAGCTCCCAACCAGCCAGCACAGATGACTGGTCTGCTGCGCCAACAGCTCAGGCATCAGAGTGGGTGGGAACAACTACTGAATGGTCTTAA